The genomic DNA TCCTTCCATAATATTATATATTCCTTTCCCTTTTACTTAGTTTGAACCTCCTATGACTAAAGTCACAGTTTTACTACTTCATAGAAATTTACATAATCAAATTAATTTTTTATATTATTTTTATATTATTCAATCCATGCTATTACCAAACCATTTACATTAAAACTATAGTCCTAGCCCTCCAATAAAATACATCTATTCAAATACTACGTATTTACTTATTTCTCTATCAATTTATAATAGTGTACAGTTATTCCAAACTCTATTTTTTCACCAATTTTCTCCCATGTTCCCCCATAATGAGCAGAAAGAATACTTTTATCTTTAATAATTGTTGACATAATGTCACCTACCTCTGGTTTATGCATCTTAATATCCTTATCATTACTATTTATATATATATTTCCTTTTTTTATCTTGACTTTATCCCCATAATCTTCATCAGATATACCAATTCCATTGATATTACTTAGTTTTCCATCGTAAAATATAACAGTTTGTCGCATATTATTGTACGTTAAATTTCCTTTTTCTGACTTAACAATCCAGTCAGTAGCATCTATATTACATGTTAATAGTACATTCTTGGTTTTAAGTGCTTCTATAAGATACACCTTATGCTTATCCTCTTTGAAATCTTCCCAATTGTCTTCATTGGTATTTGATAAAACTATATTACTTGATTCCAATAAATTACCATAGAATAAAGAATATGCTTCTTTAACTCTATTATCCAACATTAAATAATTATCATAGCTTACATCATAATAGTACTGCCCACACCTTGTGATATTTCCTGATATCTGAACATTGGATATAGAATCAAACCAAACTCCACAATATCCACATTGGTCAATTGTGATATTTGTAATAAAATTTAAACCTCTACCAATATTTTTAATTCCAACTTTTTTTATTTCTTCTACCCTCATACCATTTATAAAAGTTCCAGTAGAAATTATCATTCCATCAACACAGCCCCAAACCTTACTGTTAGCAATTGTTGAATTTTCCCCTGTACTAATTCCAAGTCCGGATGTAAAAATTGTAATATCATTTGCTGTAGAATTATTAGGCATATCAAGTGCAATTCCAGAAAAACCACTAAAAGATAGATTTTCATAATGACCTGGTTCTCCCTGTTTATCTTCACATATAACAGCAGATATATTTCTATAATTTATAATTACATTATGATGAAATCTAGGTTTTCCATCTGTTGGAGGTTCATGATTAGATGTCATATCTCTATCACAACTATCTGAATAAAAGCAAATGTTCTTAATACAGTGTCTTACACTTTTTGCTGTTATGATTGCTATATTTTCACTTTTAGGATTTTTCTTTCCTTTAAAAGTAAACTGTGTTACTCCAGCAGTATTTTTAGGAACATTCGCTAAAATATAAGAATCTCCACATAAGGTTAATCGTTTCTTAATCTTGACACCACTTTCAAATAAGTATTTTCCTTTTGGAAAATATATAATAGAATCTTCTGGTACAGCATCCATAATCTCTTGCAACTTAAAACTTACATCTTTTGTTTCATCATTACAAATTCCATAATCAAGTACATTAATCCAGCCACTTATATCTTTAATTATTATAGACTCTTCCATTAATCACTACCTCCTAGTTTGATAATTTAATCTTTTATCTTTTTATAATAGTACATGGATTCCCCAGCTAATACTTTTACATCAATCTGTTCCCATATTCCACCATGTAATTTATTTATTTCTTCTGTAGAATCTAGTACTGAATATATTACAGTATTCTTTTTTAATCTAGGAACCATTAAATACTTACCTTTATCATCTATATACAGAGTGTTCTCGATTATTTTGATTAAATCTTTTTCATCTATATCAGAAATTTGAACACCTCCTACAGAACAAATCTCACCATTATAAAATTTATAAGTATTTACGCCATTTTCTAACAGCAAGTTACCTTTTGCACATTGTATAAAGTTATCTGCTTCAGCATAACATGTTAGCATTACATTGTTTGTTTCATTTGCCTTGATTACATATATCTTATGTTCATCAAGTGAATCATTTTCCAAGGTATCAATATTACTATTCATCAATACAATATTGCAATTTTCTAAAATATCTCCATAAAAAATGGAATAAGCTTCTTCTTTCCTATCTTCCATATTCTCATAAGCATTATAATCAACACTTTTATAATACTGACCGCATCTAGTAATTCTGGCAGTTATCTGGCTATAGCACATTTTTTCAAACATAAATCCACAATATCCACATTGGTCTACCATAAGATTCATAATCAGGTTAAAACCAAATCCTTTATTATTAATACCTATTTCTTTTATTTCTTCTATTCTCACATTATTTAAGCTAACACCAGTAGTAATCTCCATTCCATTTTTACATTCGTAAATCTTGCTACTAGAAAGCATTGACTTCTCTCCAAGCCTCATACCAAGACCACATGAACTAACAGTAATATCATTACCAGTTGAATAGTATGGAATTTCAATTCCTATCCCTGAAAATCCAGAAATAAACAGGTGTTCAAAATGAGATAGTCCTTGTGTTTCTCCATATTCTGTAATAGCAGATACATTTTTAGGCGGTATTTTCTCTATATCATGACTATCATAATAAAAATTAATATTTTTGATACATTGACTTGTTCCTGTCAATGCAATAATACTCATATTAGAAACTCCTCGAGTTATAAAATTGGTTGTTCCTATGATTGATTGTTTTTTATCTAAATTTGATACTTGATTATCTCCTCCATAATAAGAATCTCCTTGAAGTGTTATTTGTTGACTAATTTTAATACCTTTCTCAAATAAATAATTACCTTTTGGAAAATATATAATGGAACCTTCTAGTGACTTATCAGAGACAATATCTTGTATCATATTACTTACATCATATTTCCCAGTAATATCTATTTTACTGTTTAATTCTAGTACATTAATCCAATCTGGAGTTTTAGTTTCAATTTCCATGATTAATTCCTCCCTTTTAAATCTAAATTATTTTCACTGAAAAAATTTTTTGACTATAACCGAAGTGACTTTTACTCTTTTTGGGAATTTTGAGATGACAATTTTCATTTTACAACATCATTACAGTTATATTATAAATCAATTATAATCTCATTATATTTTTACTATTAGCAAGTTATTCTTAATTTTTTAATACAAAGTTTATATAATGATTAAAATAGTTAAGCTTTGTATCAATATAATTTAATTCCAATAAAAAAACACTCATTTCTGAGTGTTCTATACAAATTTTTATTTTGAAAAATCTTATATAATCTTACATTTTAAAAATTTTATAATATTCAATTTAATACCTCCTCTAGTAAAATTATTTTTGATTTGCATATCTTAATGACCATGGGCAACTCATCATACACCTCAATACGCAAAAACACTTTGAAACATCAATAATAGATTCTCTTTTTCCAGGTAAAGTCCATTCATTTCCATGTATAGCTTTTGCAGGACAGTTCTCTACACAAACATTGCAATCCATACATTTTGAATCAATCAAAGGATATCTTTCAACAGAAATTGGAGCATCTGTAAGTACTGTACACATGCTAAAAGCACATCCATATTCCTCTGTTACAAACAAATTATTTTTTCCCATAAATCCAATGCCACTAATATTTGCTATTGTCTTATGTGGTAAAGGACTAATCCCTGATTGCATTTCTGGATTAATATAGGCTTTTTCAAAATATCCATGTCCTAGATTGTTTTTCTCCGATTGAGAATACGCTCTATATCCTTTATTTTGAATATATTTTGAAATCCAGTCAGCTAATTCTTCTACTTTCTCCTCTTTTTCCAAAAACTCATCACTATCTGTAGGTAAGTTATTGTATATATCTGTAATAAATTTTTTTGATAACCCTATACAAAATAAAATTGCTTTAGAAAAACCGTGCGTTTGATTTATTGGAAATTCAGATATATCAACAAAGCGAACAATGTCTACACCTTTATTGTATAAAATAGATTTTAATTCATCATTCATATTTGACTCCTCCCCCTAGATAAAAATAACATTACACATTAGTAAAATTTATTATTTTAATTATGTTAACCAATACTTTGTACATTCTTTATTTCTACTCATAAAACCATACTCAATTAGATATCTTCTAATTGTTGCAAAATCATCATATATAGATTCTAAAATCTGATTAACTTCCTTTTCTGAATATTTCTTCCCACGTTCAAATTGTTCCAAAATCTTAGATAAAATTACGACCTTTTTCTTTTCTTTTGAAGAAAATACTTTTAATTTTAAAGGATTCATACTTTCAAATGATGTATCCAAAATGTGTTTTCTCTCTTCTTCAGTTACTACATATCTTTCATCTACCATTCGAGCATGTTCATGGATTGGTATTATAGTACTACTTTTATTAGATTTATCTTCAAATACAGATTCATATAGTGCTAAATAGAACTTAGCCTGTTTTGCTTTTTCTCTGAAAATAAATTTTTGATGGCGTATAGTAGATGTGGATACTCCAACCTGTTTTGCTATCTCCTTATCTGGTAAATCACTAATAAATAATTGAAATAATTGTTTTTGATTTTCAGTCAATGTGTTGTACTTTGAATCACTATTAAGCAATTGCTCTAAATAATCACTATGTTCTAATTCCATATGAAGTTCAATAGCTTTTGAAGCTTCAAAGAATCTATTACCTATTTTATATATTTCTCCTACCTCATATGTTTTTGTACATTTAATGCAACTATAACAATTTAAATCATCATTAAATATATAGCCTCGTTTAATATCATCAATAGAAAGATTTTCAATTTTCATGTTACTACCTCCATTTCACAGTTTACATTTTTCATAAATATATTATATTAAAGTTTATTAATGTAATCAACATTTTTATTTTTTGTTTATCAAATCTAATTATTTATTAATTTGAAATTACAAAATATAAAAATATATTTAAACAAAACTATTTAGATTTTTAGCTATATAAATACTTATTTATTCTATTTATTACTAAGTGTTTTTCTATATAAATCTAAACAATATTTACAAAATAAAAAAGAACTCCTTAATTTATAATTAAAGAGTTCTTTTTTATACAACAAATCTATACAATCAATCTTATAAAACATAAGTTTATAGGTATTTATAAATATTAACCTTGTATTTTAGTTCTTTATTTAAACTCAATTACAGTATCTTTCCCACCTTCAACACTATTGCCTACATTACATGTATTCATATTGTACTCTGAATGATTAGTTATTGTAACTGGAGTAATAAGTGATATACCCTTTGATTCAATCAAAGGACGGTTAATTTTCAACATTGGTGTTCCTTCCTTCACTTGTTCTCCCATACTCACCAATACCTCAAAACCTTCGCCTTTTAAATTTACAGTATCTAAACCAACATGAATAAGAAGTTCCATCCCATTTTCTAATTCTATTACAAATGCATGTTTAGTCTCTGCTACTACTACTATCTTTCCATTGATTGGAGCATATACAATGTCTCCTGTAGAATCTATAGCTACACCCTCTCCCATAATTTTTTGAGAAAATACACCATCTTGTATTTTAGATAACTCTATTACTTTTCCTGATATGGGTGATTTTATTGATTTTTTTTTAAACATTTTGAACATAAAAACTACTCTCCTTTTTGCTTTTATCCATTGTTAGCTGTTTTTAACTTCTCACCTAAACTTCCTCCTGGATGGTACTTATAAAAATCTGAAGAACCAAAATTACTACTCTTAGATAATGCACATGCAATAGAATCTCCTAAAACCAAAGTAATTGTAGATGATGTTGTTGGTGCTAGATTTAAATGGTCTGCTTCATCCTTTGCAGGATATATTAAAGCATAATCACACTCTTTTGCCAGTACTGAATTTCTGTTTGAAGTAAATGCAATTGTCTTAGAACCTATTGCTTTAATATATTTTATACAGTTTACCACTTCCATAGAATTTCCACTATTTGATATTAAAATTGTAATATCCTTACTTTCAATCATTCCTAAATCTCCATGCACTGCCTCTGTTGCATGTACAAAAAAGCTAGGTGTACCAGTACTAGCAAATGTAGCTGCCAATTTCTTACCTATATGTGCAGATTTTCCTACACCCATAAAAATTACTTTGCCTTCACAATTTGCAATTTCACTAACTATACTTTCATATTCTATTCCTGCTTCATCTATTAAACATCTTATGGCATTCATTTCAGTAGTCATAACATCAACCATTGTTTTTAAATATCCCATAACTATCTCCCTTCCTACTATAAAATTCTTTTTGCAATATAATCCATAGTTTTTTTAATCCTATTTAAACCATCTTCAAGTTTTTCTCTTGAACATGCCACATTTAACCTTAAATAAAACTCACCTTCTTCACCATATACAGACCCCGACATAATAGCAACTTCTCCAATATCCATCAATAATTTTTGGAATTTCTCACCACTTATTTTAAGTTCGGAAAAATCTATCCAAGCAAAGTAACAGCCTTCTGGCATGACCAATTTCAATGGTTCTAAATTATCTTTTATATAATCAATCGTATATTTAAGATTCTCTTTAAGGTATTTTAATAGTTCATCTAACCAATATTCGCAGTCATCATAACAGACCATTGTAGCTAATATTGCTAGAATTGCTGGCGAATTTACAAAATCACGGTATCTAGTGATATTTTCAAATTTATTTCTAATACCTTCATTTGGTATAATCACATATGACCCAGTCAATGCTGGTATATTGAAAGATTTAGACGCTGATGTACAAATGAATACAGAATCTAAATAGTCCTTTGCAACATTTAAGATAGGTGTCATTCTATTGTCATATACAATATCCATGTGTATATCATCTGATATTATCTTGACATCATTATTCTTACAAATTCCTATCATCTTAACAAGTTCTAACTCACTCCATACTCTACCAATTGGATTGTGAGGATTACATAAAATAAATATCTTAGATTTTTTACACTTTTTCTCAAAATCATTAAAATCAATTGAATAGAATCCATTCCTATTTACAAGATGTGACTTTATAATATTACGATTGTTATTTGTTATCACATCATAAAAAGCATTGTATGCAGGAGTATTTATAAGGATTCCATCTCCTTCATTACTTAACATCTCAATAAGTTTGCTAATTGAATACATTACACTTGGACTATAATATATCCAGTTACTATCAACGCTACAATTAAATCTTTTAATATACCAATTCGTAACTGAATTTCTAAAATCATCATGTTTCCATCTACTGTATCCCAAAACTCTATGATTTAACCTTTCCTGCAACACCTCTGTTATTTCAAATGGAAACTCTAAATCCATATCTGAAATTGTAAAAGGAAGCAAATCCTTCTTACCAAATCTATCTTCTACATAGTCCCACTGGGTACAATATGTACCCAATCGGTCTACTTTTTTATCAAAATTAATCATTACATGCCTCCAAATGACCTTCCATAGCTTTATCCATCTGCTTTCTTAAAGAATACACTTGAGTTCCTATAATTACTTGTATTGTATGCTCATCCAATTTAACAACTGCTATACCACCAGCCTCTTTAATTGCATCCTCATTTATTAATGATACATCTTGTAGTTTTAAACGCAATCTAGTTACACAATTATCTAGTGATAATATATTAGATTGACCACCTAAAGCAGATATCATTTGTTGTCCTTTATATGTAGACAAATTTTTGAAATCTGAACCATTTCCTTCAGATACTTTTATTTCTTTATCCTCACGTCCTGGGGTCTTTATATTAAACTTAATAATTGCCCACTTAAATACAAAATAGTATATTGCAAAATATAAAACTGCTACTAATACTGCTATTGGCCATCCTGTAGCTGTTCCTCTTAACACACCAAAACTTATAAATGCAATTAAATCTCCTGTGAATCCCATCAACACGCCTAAGTATGGAAGTACCATGTTTGCTAGACCATTCATAAATGTATGGAAAGCAAATAATGCTGGTGATATGAATAAGAATAGAAACTCTATTGGTTCACTTATACCACCTATAATAACTGTCAACACCCCTGATATTAAAAGTCCTTTAAGTGCCTTTCTATTTTCTGGTTTTGCTGTACGGTAGATAGCCAATGCAGCACCAGCTAATCCATATTGAATCATCAATTTACCTTGTTCCATTTTACCAGCTAAATCAAGAGGTATAATCTGATTATTTTCTACATATGCCATAAACATGTTCAATGTACCAAAGTACGTTTCTCCATCAATAACAGCAGTTCCACCTATTGGTGTAAAACGGAATACGGATGTTACAAGATGATTTAGTCCAAATGGAATTGTAACTCTTTCTGCCACTGCATATGAAAAATATCCTAATGGTCCTGCTGAAGAAATCCATCTTCCTAAACTTTGGAATGCATTGAAAAATGGTGGCCAAACAATAGGTATTAATAATCCAACTATACTCATAACTATTAAACTAACAATTGGAACTAATCTTGGTCCACTGTAGAATCCTAATGATTCTGGTATCTTTAAATTACTAACTTTATCATATATTGCATAAACAATTAATCCTGCTACAATACCACCTAAAACACTTGTATTATATGTTTGTATACCCATAATCATAGCTTGACCATTAGTTGACATCTGTTCTGCTGGTACTAACAAATCAGCTCTTGTTAAATAAAAATTTGTACCTATATGCATTGCTATAAATCCTACTAATCCTGAAAAAGCACCAAACTCTTTTTCTTTTTTTAATAATCCTAGTGGAATTGCCATTGCAAATAATGCTCCCAAGTTGTTAAATGCAAATAATCCTATTGTTAACATGAAGTTTAAAACTAAGTTAACATATTCATTCCCTAAAAATGGAACCATTTCAATCATCTTAGGGTCTGTAAAACCTGCCCCAAGTCCTAGCATCATCCCAGAAACACTAAGTAGTGCTATTGGGAACATAAACGTTTTTCCTAACATTTGGAAGAAGTTCCATAAACCTAACTTATTTTTTTTCATAATTTTCCCCTCCTATTTTTATCTAAAAACATAATCAAATTTATAGAAAAACCTAAATCAAAAAACTTAATTTAATAATTAAGTTTAATGATTTAGGTTTTGCCTGCTCAACCAGTTACAATCCTAAAAGTCACTGTCTGTATTTGATTGTATCTAATAAAAAAACCTAAATCAAAAAACTTAACCTAATAGTTAAATTCAATGATTTAGGTTTTGCCTGCTTAACCAGTTACAATCCTAAAAGTCACTGTCTGTATTTTGATTGTATCTAATAAAAAAACCTAAATCAAAAAACTTAATCTAATAGTTAAGCTCAATGACTTAGGTTTTGCCTGCTTTATCAGTTACAATCCTAACAACCACTGTTTGTTATTTTATTTATGTGAATCATTAAATATAATTCTTCTTCTTTACTAATCTTATATTCAAATCTGTCTAATACCAATGCTGCAATTTCTTCAGTACACACTTTAGGTTTATTGTAATTTTTATTCACTAACTTATACATATCTTCAATATCACTATCATTGTAAGTTTCTTTTCGGAGAATCCTTTGAACAAAAAACTTTAAGTGAGTTATAAGTCTAGTATAATTTAATGAATTTACATCCAATTTAAATCCATGTACTTCTTCAATTATCTGAATAACTTGTTTTGAAAACTCTAGTATATTAATACCTTCATCTTTTTGAGAATTTTCCAAACCATTGATTATGTGAATAGCAATATATCCTGCTTCATCTTCAGGCAATTTTATTCCTATCCTTTTTTCAATTTCATCAATTGCCCATAATCCAAATTCAAATTCTTCCCTATAAAGTTGTTTTGTCTCATTCAATATTAAGTTTGGTAATTTTATACCTTGTTTTTCTCTTTGGACAGCAAATTCTATGTGACTAGTTAAGGCTAATATTATTGAATCATTCACTTGAGTATTTAAAACTTCATTAGCCTTTTCTATAATTTCTTCTGAAATTTTAAAGTATTCAATAGAGGTCTTATTAAGTATTTGATTGTATTTGTCCCTTTGATCGTCTTGAACAAAATATTTCTTAGAAATCAAATTTTCATCTATCAAATCGCCTACTTTTTTCTTAAATCCTACTCCAGCACCAGTGACAATTATTTCTGTGCCATCTTCTAGGGAGCTTACTACTACATTGTTATTAAATATCTTTTTTATATTCACTATAAATCCCCTCTAAAAAAATTCTCTCATCACACTTACATAGTATAGTATATTTAATTTAATGTCAATATTTAAAATTTTACTTTCGTATATATTTTGCAATTTACCCTATAATACTACAATAACAAAATATTTTTTATTGTCATCAATTAATTTGTCATATTTTATCATATTTTCATTGAAAGATATTTAATTATTTCTTATGTATATTTAATTATTTAAAATCAATCGACATTTTATATTACAAAAATTATTTTCAATTTTTTCCAGTATTTTCAAGTATTTCAACTTAATTATATATATATTTATTGAAATTAAGATTATAGCTTTGTACTAATCTTTTCTCAAATATATACATTAGTAATATAATTTTTAATTTATATAAATTAAATTAAAATTTTTTATAATTTTTTTTATAAAATTATTTGTATTATATTTTGTATTTTTTATAAAATTATTATACTTGTACATCTTTTATAACATATAAAATCTTTTTTTCTAATTATATACAATATATTTTCCATTATGTTCTAATCAATTTCTTTACTATTTTTACAACTTTATTAGTCATATTCATAATTATTTCTAATTAGTGTTTAACATTTTATGTAAAATTTATAAAAAAATGTATATAAATTAAAATAAGTGACTATACTAAAAATATGATACGGATAAACAATAAGTTCAACCTATCTCCCCCAAAATCAAGTGAGCTACAGTTTCCCCCAACTGTAGCTCATTTTCGTGTAATTTAATAAACATCTCAACAAGAATTAATTAACGAAACCCCTTATAAAAACATAACATATATTAAACAAGCTCTTGATTAAAACTTGAGCTTTTTTAATAAAAAACAGAATAGTTTATTAGATAAGGGGTTTTTTTATGCAATTCATGGATGTATCTAAATACATTGAAGGTGCAAATCTTAAAGTTAAAACTAAAAATGGTGAAACTGTTAAAAGAATATATTTTAACAACTCTGCCACTCCATTAGTTTTAAAAAACGTAATAGATAACTTAAACTGTGAGATTCCTTGGCTTACTTATATTAATGCTCCAGGAATAATCTCAGAAAAAAATACTTTAAAATATGAAAATGTACGCTCTACTATCCTCAAACTTATTGATGGAGACGAAGAAAAGGATTCTGTTATTTATGTCAAAAATGCTACAGAAGGAATAAACTTCTTAGCAAAATTTTTTAAAGATGAAAATCCAGATAAATTTGTTATTACCACAGCAATGGAGCATATGGCTAATTACCTGCCTTTTAAAGTTAATTTTCCTACAAAAGTTGTTGGAATTACAGAAAAAGGAGAACTTGATTTATGTCAATTAGAGAATATATTTAAAAATTATGCTGGTAATGTATCTCTCGTTACAGTTACAGGAGCTAGTAATGTCACAGGTATAACCACTCCTATATATGAAATAGCAAGAATAGCTCATAAGTA from Clostridioides difficile ATCC 9689 = DSM 1296 includes the following:
- a CDS encoding MalY/PatB family protein, whose translation is MINFDKKVDRLGTYCTQWDYVEDRFGKKDLLPFTISDMDLEFPFEITEVLQERLNHRVLGYSRWKHDDFRNSVTNWYIKRFNCSVDSNWIYYSPSVMYSISKLIEMLSNEGDGILINTPAYNAFYDVITNNNRNIIKSHLVNRNGFYSIDFNDFEKKCKKSKIFILCNPHNPIGRVWSELELVKMIGICKNNDVKIISDDIHMDIVYDNRMTPILNVAKDYLDSVFICTSASKSFNIPALTGSYVIIPNEGIRNKFENITRYRDFVNSPAILAILATMVCYDDCEYWLDELLKYLKENLKYTIDYIKDNLEPLKLVMPEGCYFAWIDFSELKISGEKFQKLLMDIGEVAIMSGSVYGEEGEFYLRLNVACSREKLEDGLNRIKKTMDYIAKRIL
- a CDS encoding PTS transporter subunit EIIC, translated to MKKNKLGLWNFFQMLGKTFMFPIALLSVSGMMLGLGAGFTDPKMIEMVPFLGNEYVNLVLNFMLTIGLFAFNNLGALFAMAIPLGLLKKEKEFGAFSGLVGFIAMHIGTNFYLTRADLLVPAEQMSTNGQAMIMGIQTYNTSVLGGIVAGLIVYAIYDKVSNLKIPESLGFYSGPRLVPIVSLIVMSIVGLLIPIVWPPFFNAFQSLGRWISSAGPLGYFSYAVAERVTIPFGLNHLVTSVFRFTPIGGTAVIDGETYFGTLNMFMAYVENNQIIPLDLAGKMEQGKLMIQYGLAGAALAIYRTAKPENRKALKGLLISGVLTVIIGGISEPIEFLFLFISPALFAFHTFMNGLANMVLPYLGVLMGFTGDLIAFISFGVLRGTATGWPIAVLVAVLYFAIYYFVFKWAIIKFNIKTPGREDKEIKVSEGNGSDFKNLSTYKGQQMISALGGQSNILSLDNCVTRLRLKLQDVSLINEDAIKEAGGIAVVKLDEHTIQVIIGTQVYSLRKQMDKAMEGHLEACND
- a CDS encoding PRD domain-containing protein, which encodes MNIKKIFNNNVVVSSLEDGTEIIVTGAGVGFKKKVGDLIDENLISKKYFVQDDQRDKYNQILNKTSIEYFKISEEIIEKANEVLNTQVNDSIILALTSHIEFAVQREKQGIKLPNLILNETKQLYREEFEFGLWAIDEIEKRIGIKLPEDEAGYIAIHIINGLENSQKDEGINILEFSKQVIQIIEEVHGFKLDVNSLNYTRLITHLKFFVQRILRKETYNDSDIEDMYKLVNKNYNKPKVCTEEIAALVLDRFEYKISKEEELYLMIHINKITNSGC
- a CDS encoding DUF2087 domain-containing protein, with the protein product MKIENLSIDDIKRGYIFNDDLNCYSCIKCTKTYEVGEIYKIGNRFFEASKAIELHMELEHSDYLEQLLNSDSKYNTLTENQKQLFQLFISDLPDKEIAKQVGVSTSTIRHQKFIFREKAKQAKFYLALYESVFEDKSNKSSTIIPIHEHARMVDERYVVTEEERKHILDTSFESMNPLKLKVFSSKEKKKVVILSKILEQFERGKKYSEKEVNQILESIYDDFATIRRYLIEYGFMSRNKECTKYWLT
- a CDS encoding 4Fe-4S binding protein — protein: MNDELKSILYNKGVDIVRFVDISEFPINQTHGFSKAILFCIGLSKKFITDIYNNLPTDSDEFLEKEEKVEELADWISKYIQNKGYRAYSQSEKNNLGHGYFEKAYINPEMQSGISPLPHKTIANISGIGFMGKNNLFVTEEYGCAFSMCTVLTDAPISVERYPLIDSKCMDCNVCVENCPAKAIHGNEWTLPGKRESIIDVSKCFCVLRCMMSCPWSLRYANQK
- a CDS encoding PTS sugar transporter subunit IIA, whose protein sequence is MFKMFKKKSIKSPISGKVIELSKIQDGVFSQKIMGEGVAIDSTGDIVYAPINGKIVVVAETKHAFVIELENGMELLIHVGLDTVNLKGEGFEVLVSMGEQVKEGTPMLKINRPLIESKGISLITPVTITNHSEYNMNTCNVGNSVEGGKDTVIEFK
- a CDS encoding KpsF/GutQ family sugar-phosphate isomerase, with amino-acid sequence MGYLKTMVDVMTTEMNAIRCLIDEAGIEYESIVSEIANCEGKVIFMGVGKSAHIGKKLAATFASTGTPSFFVHATEAVHGDLGMIESKDITILISNSGNSMEVVNCIKYIKAIGSKTIAFTSNRNSVLAKECDYALIYPAKDEADHLNLAPTTSSTITLVLGDSIACALSKSSNFGSSDFYKYHPGGSLGEKLKTANNG
- a CDS encoding glycosyl hydrolase family 28-related protein, which translates into the protein MEESIIIKDISGWINVLDYGICNDETKDVSFKLQEIMDAVPEDSIIYFPKGKYLFESGVKIKKRLTLCGDSYILANVPKNTAGVTQFTFKGKKNPKSENIAIITAKSVRHCIKNICFYSDSCDRDMTSNHEPPTDGKPRFHHNVIINYRNISAVICEDKQGEPGHYENLSFSGFSGIALDMPNNSTANDITIFTSGLGISTGENSTIANSKVWGCVDGMIISTGTFINGMRVEEIKKVGIKNIGRGLNFITNITIDQCGYCGVWFDSISNVQISGNITRCGQYYYDVSYDNYLMLDNRVKEAYSLFYGNLLESSNIVLSNTNEDNWEDFKEDKHKVYLIEALKTKNVLLTCNIDATDWIVKSEKGNLTYNNMRQTVIFYDGKLSNINGIGISDEDYGDKVKIKKGNIYINSNDKDIKMHKPEVGDIMSTIIKDKSILSAHYGGTWEKIGEKIEFGITVHYYKLIEK
- a CDS encoding glycoside hydrolase family 55 protein, coding for MEIETKTPDWINVLELNSKIDITGKYDVSNMIQDIVSDKSLEGSIIYFPKGNYLFEKGIKISQQITLQGDSYYGGDNQVSNLDKKQSIIGTTNFITRGVSNMSIIALTGTSQCIKNINFYYDSHDIEKIPPKNVSAITEYGETQGLSHFEHLFISGFSGIGIEIPYYSTGNDITVSSCGLGMRLGEKSMLSSSKIYECKNGMEITTGVSLNNVRIEEIKEIGINNKGFGFNLIMNLMVDQCGYCGFMFEKMCYSQITARITRCGQYYKSVDYNAYENMEDRKEEAYSIFYGDILENCNIVLMNSNIDTLENDSLDEHKIYVIKANETNNVMLTCYAEADNFIQCAKGNLLLENGVNTYKFYNGEICSVGGVQISDIDEKDLIKIIENTLYIDDKGKYLMVPRLKKNTVIYSVLDSTEEINKLHGGIWEQIDVKVLAGESMYYYKKIKD